In a genomic window of Nodosilinea sp. E11:
- a CDS encoding ABC transporter permease, whose amino-acid sequence MSSRSAALRYYVFTRLLLAPLMVLTITTVVFLLLRATPGDPVDALLGARAPAAAKDALRVQLGLDQPLFIQYLNYLGDLLRFDLGSSLATQGQTVWQIIRAHFPATVELTVCGMIVATVVGVSVGALAASRPNSPLDAGGRLFGIITYAIPMYWFGMILQLIFAVQLRWFPIGTRYPLRGTPPAGLTGLYLLDSLLTLDFGAFFTTLYYLALPSLTLGILISGVFERMVRVNLKQTLAADYVEAARARGIPERRIVLVHALKNAMIPVITILGLTFAAMLGGAVLTEVTFSWPGLANRLYEAISQRDYPVVQGLMVFFAMIVAVISIAIDILNAYIDPRIRY is encoded by the coding sequence ATGTCTTCCCGCTCTGCCGCCCTGCGCTACTACGTTTTCACCCGGCTGCTGCTGGCTCCGTTGATGGTTTTGACCATCACCACGGTGGTGTTTTTGCTGCTGCGGGCCACGCCAGGCGACCCCGTGGATGCCCTTCTGGGGGCGCGGGCTCCGGCGGCGGCAAAAGACGCGCTACGGGTTCAACTCGGCCTCGACCAGCCCCTGTTTATTCAGTATTTGAACTACCTGGGCGATCTGCTGCGGTTTGATCTGGGGTCTTCCCTGGCCACCCAGGGGCAGACGGTGTGGCAAATTATTCGGGCTCACTTTCCGGCTACGGTCGAGCTAACCGTGTGCGGCATGATTGTGGCTACGGTGGTAGGCGTGAGCGTGGGTGCCCTGGCGGCCTCGCGCCCCAACTCACCCCTAGATGCAGGAGGGCGGCTGTTTGGCATTATTACCTACGCCATCCCAATGTATTGGTTTGGCATGATTTTGCAGCTAATTTTTGCGGTGCAGCTGCGGTGGTTTCCCATTGGCACCCGCTACCCGCTGCGGGGTACGCCCCCGGCAGGACTAACCGGGTTGTACCTGCTCGATAGCCTGTTGACACTAGATTTTGGCGCTTTTTTCACCACTCTCTACTACCTGGCGTTGCCCAGCCTTACCCTGGGCATTTTGATTAGCGGCGTGTTTGAGCGCATGGTGCGAGTCAATTTGAAGCAAACCCTGGCGGCAGACTATGTTGAAGCGGCGCGGGCGCGGGGCATTCCTGAGCGGCGCATTGTTTTGGTACATGCCCTCAAAAATGCCATGATTCCGGTGATTACGATTTTAGGGCTGACCTTTGCCGCCATGCTGGGGGGCGCAGTGCTGACGGAGGTGACGTTTTCGTGGCCAGGGCTGGCCAACCGCCTGTACGAAGCGATTTCCCAGCGCGATTACCCGGTGGTACAGGGGCTGATGGTATTTTTTGCCATGATTGTCGCGGTGATCAGCATTGCGATCGATATTTTGAACGCCTACATTGACCCCCGCATTCGCTATTAG
- a CDS encoding alpha/beta hydrolase — MATDILSRNHVRVFGQGRRSIVLAHGFGCDQNMWRFIVPAFEQDYRLILFDYVGSGQSDPQAYDPQRYSQLQGYAEDILEICAALSLEKAIFVGHSVSSMIGLLAAIAAPDRFERLVMIGPSPCYINDQDYVGGFEQEDIDQLLDIMEKNYLGWAQFLAPVVMQNSDRPELSQELEASFCSTDPTMAMQFAKTTFYGDNRDDLAQMTVPSLILQCAEDAIAPAAVGHYLHQHLPHSTLALMTATGHCPQLSHPEETIRLIKTYLEAATLN; from the coding sequence ATGGCAACAGATATTCTCAGTCGTAACCATGTCAGGGTCTTTGGGCAGGGGCGGCGGTCGATAGTGCTGGCCCATGGCTTTGGTTGTGACCAAAATATGTGGCGATTTATTGTTCCTGCTTTTGAGCAAGATTATCGGCTAATTTTGTTTGACTACGTGGGGTCTGGCCAGTCAGACCCGCAGGCCTACGACCCTCAGCGATATAGCCAGCTCCAGGGCTATGCTGAAGATATACTCGAGATTTGTGCCGCTCTGTCGCTGGAGAAGGCTATTTTTGTCGGTCACTCGGTCAGCAGCATGATTGGGCTACTCGCGGCGATCGCGGCTCCCGATCGCTTTGAGCGGCTGGTGATGATTGGCCCATCGCCCTGCTACATCAATGACCAAGACTATGTCGGTGGATTTGAGCAGGAAGATATCGATCAACTGCTCGACATTATGGAAAAAAACTATCTGGGTTGGGCTCAGTTTCTCGCCCCGGTGGTGATGCAAAACAGCGATCGCCCCGAACTGAGCCAAGAGCTAGAGGCAAGCTTTTGCTCTACGGACCCCACCATGGCTATGCAGTTTGCCAAGACCACCTTTTACGGTGACAACCGCGACGATCTGGCTCAGATGACGGTGCCCTCGCTCATTTTACAGTGCGCGGAGGATGCGATCGCCCCGGCGGCGGTTGGCCATTACCTGCACCAGCATCTGCCCCACAGCACCCTAGCGCTGATGACCGCCACCGGCCACTGTCCCCAGCTCAGCCACCCTGAGGAAACCATTCGTCTGATCAAGACTTATTTGGAGGCAGCGACGCTGAACTAG
- a CDS encoding diguanylate cyclase domain-containing protein codes for MSMPSGMNSLIDRAPCGFISVDDNGIIAYVNSTLLDLLGWQRHELQGKPIETILPVASRIFYQTHVFPLLRMQGTVAEVYFSLHTRSGQAVPILANGVRRQQEDQAINDCVLIPINQRIQYEDEMLRSKKKAEAAISAQKQAEATVEQQYQRAVMLGQITQHIRQSLELTQIFAVAAQDVRQCLDADRVGIFKFAGNPEIGGGCFVSEAVAPGQAAIVVAGVEHRGLGDHYLGIRHYGGTLAIRDLREVNLQAEHHALLEQFQVRACLLVPLLKGSDLWGLICIHQCSGPRYWQTVEIELVEAIAGQLAIAIHQGDLVNQLQQELHDRQRAEARLTRINTELQQATSQLERLAHTDPLTQIANRRRFGERLASEWSRLSRDRLPLSLLLFDVDYFKSYNDTYGHQQGDDCLYAIAQAAQSAVGRSTDLLARYGGEEFAVILPNTGSQGAITVAQRIHQAVAALNLPHQASAVSDRLTISLGISTLLPTPDLTSSELIQQADQALYRAKHRGRHCTVVFAPDLADDGDAATVFYTRSNLE; via the coding sequence ATGTCGATGCCCTCGGGGATGAACTCGCTGATCGATAGAGCCCCTTGCGGTTTTATCTCGGTAGACGATAACGGGATTATCGCCTATGTCAACAGCACCCTGTTAGACCTGCTGGGTTGGCAGCGCCACGAACTCCAGGGAAAACCGATAGAGACGATTTTGCCCGTCGCCAGCCGTATTTTTTACCAGACCCACGTTTTCCCGCTGCTGCGTATGCAGGGAACAGTGGCAGAAGTTTACTTTTCCCTGCATACGCGATCGGGCCAAGCCGTTCCCATTTTGGCCAATGGAGTCCGGCGGCAGCAGGAGGATCAGGCCATCAACGACTGTGTGCTGATCCCGATTAACCAGCGCATTCAGTATGAAGACGAGATGCTGCGGTCGAAGAAAAAAGCCGAGGCGGCGATCAGTGCCCAAAAGCAGGCCGAGGCCACCGTTGAGCAGCAGTATCAGCGGGCGGTGATGCTCGGGCAAATTACCCAGCACATTCGGCAATCTCTAGAGCTGACCCAAATTTTTGCTGTGGCCGCTCAGGACGTGCGCCAGTGCCTGGACGCTGACCGGGTGGGCATCTTTAAATTTGCGGGCAACCCCGAGATCGGCGGGGGCTGCTTTGTCTCAGAGGCCGTAGCCCCCGGACAGGCTGCGATCGTGGTTGCTGGGGTCGAGCACCGGGGCCTGGGCGACCACTACCTGGGTATTCGCCACTACGGCGGCACCCTGGCAATTCGAGATCTGCGTGAGGTGAATTTGCAGGCCGAGCACCACGCCCTGCTGGAGCAGTTTCAGGTGCGAGCCTGCCTGCTGGTGCCCCTGCTCAAGGGATCAGATCTATGGGGGCTGATCTGCATTCACCAGTGCAGCGGGCCACGCTATTGGCAAACGGTGGAAATTGAGTTGGTAGAAGCGATCGCTGGTCAATTGGCGATCGCGATTCACCAGGGCGATCTGGTTAACCAGCTACAGCAAGAGCTGCACGATCGCCAGCGGGCCGAAGCCCGGCTAACCCGCATCAATACCGAGCTTCAGCAGGCCACCAGCCAGCTCGAACGTCTAGCCCACACTGACCCACTGACCCAGATTGCCAATCGCCGTCGGTTCGGCGAACGACTGGCCTCCGAATGGAGCCGACTCAGCCGTGATCGGCTCCCCCTGTCGCTGCTCCTGTTTGATGTCGACTATTTCAAGTCTTACAACGATACCTACGGCCACCAGCAGGGAGATGACTGCCTCTACGCGATCGCCCAGGCGGCCCAGAGCGCCGTCGGTCGGTCTACCGACCTGCTAGCCCGTTACGGTGGCGAAGAATTTGCGGTGATTTTGCCCAACACCGGCTCCCAGGGAGCAATCACCGTAGCCCAACGGATTCATCAGGCCGTGGCCGCTCTGAACCTGCCCCACCAGGCCTCAGCAGTCAGCGATCGCCTCACCATTAGCCTAGGAATCAGTACTCTGCTACCTACTCCAGACCTCACCTCTAGCGAACTGATTCAGCAAGCCGACCAGGCACTCTACCGGGCCAAACATCGGGGTCGCCATTGCACAGTGGTCTTTGCGCCTGACCTGGCAGACGATGGCGACGCGGCAACAGTGTTCTACACGCGGTCAAATCTAGAGTGA
- the clpB gene encoding ATP-dependent chaperone ClpB, producing MQPTDPDKFTAKAWDAIVEAQDVARRCKHQYMEVEHVIIAMLDQEEDGLAHKILTKATLDCDLILDELETFAKRQARVRPGLDSNLYLGQSLDRMLDQAEAARQTLKDKFISVEHLLLGFQEDERIGRRLLRGFNVEGPELMAAVQAVRGSQKVTDQNPEQQYDALEKFGIDLTQLARDGKLDPVIGRDDEIRRVIQVLSRRTKNNPVVIGEPGVGKTAIAEALAQRIINGEVPESLKGRTLISLDIGGLIAGAKFRGEFEERLRLVLKEVTDSAGQVVLFIDELHTVVGAGAGQGTMDASNLLKPMLARGELRCIGATTLDEYRKHIEKDAALERRFQQVYVGQPSAEDTISILRGLKKRYESYHGVDIADSALVAAAVLSDRYIADRFLPDKAIDLVDEAAAKLKMEITSKPEELEGIERRLMQLEMEKLSLEAENGTATKAARTRLSRIEAEIAELQAKQTEFSGQWQSEKQALDALNALKEEEDQIRLQIEQAERAYDLNKAAQLKYGRLEALQRDRETLEAQLVEVQAQGTTFLREQVTESDIAEIVAKWTGIPVNRLMESERQKLLQLEGHLHERVIGQDEAVEAVSAAIRRARAGMNDQGRPLGSFLFMGPTGVGKTELARALAEFLFDTEDALIRIDMSEYMEKNAVSRLVGAPPGYVGYEDGGQLSEAVRRHPYSVVLLDEVEKAHPDVFNILLQVLDDGRITDSQGHRVDFRNTVVIMTSNLGSDHILELAGDDDRYDEMRTQVLKALQKQFRPEFLNRVDDLILFHSLRKSELRKIVALQIRRVQRRLADQAIGLEIADPAIDFIAESGYDPVYGARPLKRAIQRLLENSIATKILETTFAQGSTIVVDLQEGQLVFSHQEPAAPEPAPAVEETAAKVESVVGS from the coding sequence ATGCAGCCAACCGATCCGGATAAATTTACCGCCAAAGCCTGGGACGCCATTGTGGAAGCCCAGGATGTGGCCCGCCGCTGCAAACATCAGTACATGGAGGTTGAGCATGTCATTATCGCCATGCTCGACCAAGAAGAAGACGGGCTGGCCCACAAGATTTTGACCAAGGCCACCCTCGACTGCGACCTGATTCTCGACGAGCTAGAAACCTTTGCTAAGCGCCAGGCCCGAGTGCGCCCCGGCCTCGACAGCAATCTCTATCTGGGTCAAAGCCTCGATCGTATGCTCGATCAGGCCGAGGCGGCGCGGCAAACGCTCAAGGACAAGTTCATCTCCGTCGAGCACCTGTTGTTGGGCTTTCAAGAAGACGAGCGGATTGGCCGTCGTCTGCTGCGGGGCTTTAACGTCGAAGGCCCAGAACTGATGGCGGCGGTGCAGGCTGTGCGCGGTAGCCAGAAAGTCACCGATCAAAATCCTGAGCAGCAGTACGATGCCTTAGAAAAATTTGGCATTGACCTCACTCAGCTAGCCCGGGACGGCAAGCTTGACCCGGTGATTGGCCGCGACGACGAAATTCGCCGCGTCATTCAGGTGCTCTCTCGCCGCACCAAAAATAACCCGGTGGTGATTGGCGAACCGGGGGTGGGCAAAACCGCGATCGCCGAAGCCCTGGCCCAGCGCATTATCAATGGCGAAGTACCCGAGTCGCTCAAAGGCCGCACCCTGATTTCCTTAGATATTGGCGGGCTGATTGCCGGGGCCAAGTTTCGCGGCGAGTTTGAAGAACGGTTGCGGCTGGTGCTCAAAGAAGTCACTGACTCTGCCGGACAGGTGGTGCTGTTCATCGACGAACTGCACACGGTGGTGGGAGCCGGAGCGGGCCAGGGCACCATGGATGCCAGCAACCTGCTCAAGCCCATGCTGGCGCGGGGCGAACTGCGCTGCATTGGGGCCACCACCTTAGACGAATACCGCAAGCACATTGAAAAAGATGCCGCCCTAGAGCGCCGCTTTCAGCAGGTGTACGTGGGCCAGCCCAGTGCCGAAGACACGATCTCCATTCTGCGGGGGCTAAAGAAGCGCTACGAGTCTTACCACGGCGTAGACATCGCCGACAGCGCCCTGGTGGCAGCGGCGGTGCTCTCCGATCGCTACATTGCCGATCGCTTTTTGCCCGACAAAGCCATCGATCTAGTCGATGAAGCCGCCGCCAAGTTGAAGATGGAGATTACCTCCAAACCCGAAGAGCTAGAGGGCATCGAGCGCCGCCTGATGCAGCTAGAGATGGAAAAGCTCTCCCTAGAAGCCGAAAATGGGACAGCTACCAAGGCAGCCCGCACCCGCCTCAGCCGTATTGAGGCAGAAATCGCCGAACTCCAGGCCAAGCAGACCGAGTTTAGCGGTCAGTGGCAGAGCGAAAAGCAGGCCCTCGACGCCCTCAACGCCCTCAAAGAAGAAGAGGATCAAATTCGTCTGCAAATTGAACAGGCTGAGCGGGCCTACGATCTCAATAAAGCCGCCCAGCTCAAGTATGGCCGTCTAGAAGCCCTTCAGCGCGATCGCGAAACCCTAGAAGCTCAGCTGGTTGAAGTGCAGGCCCAGGGCACCACCTTCCTGCGCGAGCAAGTCACCGAGTCCGACATCGCCGAAATCGTCGCTAAGTGGACGGGCATCCCAGTCAACCGGCTGATGGAGTCGGAGCGGCAAAAACTGCTCCAGCTCGAAGGCCACCTGCACGAGCGGGTGATCGGCCAGGACGAAGCCGTAGAGGCCGTGTCTGCTGCCATTCGTCGCGCCCGTGCGGGTATGAACGACCAGGGTCGACCCCTGGGCTCATTTCTGTTTATGGGGCCGACCGGGGTGGGTAAAACCGAGCTAGCTCGCGCCCTGGCCGAGTTTCTGTTCGACACCGAAGACGCCCTAATCCGCATCGACATGTCGGAGTACATGGAGAAAAACGCCGTGTCGCGGTTGGTGGGGGCACCTCCGGGCTATGTGGGCTACGAAGACGGCGGCCAGCTGTCTGAAGCGGTGCGTCGCCATCCCTACTCGGTGGTGCTGCTCGATGAGGTGGAAAAAGCCCACCCCGACGTGTTCAACATTCTCTTGCAGGTACTCGACGATGGCCGCATCACCGACTCCCAGGGCCACCGGGTCGATTTCCGCAACACCGTGGTGATCATGACCAGCAACCTGGGCAGCGACCACATTTTAGAGCTGGCGGGCGACGACGATCGCTACGACGAGATGCGTACCCAGGTGCTCAAGGCACTGCAAAAACAGTTTCGCCCTGAGTTTCTCAACCGAGTCGATGATTTAATTTTGTTCCACTCCCTGCGGAAGAGCGAGTTGCGCAAGATTGTGGCTCTGCAAATTCGGCGGGTGCAGCGCCGCCTGGCCGACCAAGCCATCGGGCTAGAGATTGCCGATCCGGCGATCGATTTCATTGCCGAGAGCGGTTACGATCCGGTCTACGGCGCGCGCCCCCTCAAGCGGGCGATTCAGCGACTGCTCGAAAACTCCATTGCCACCAAAATTCTAGAGACGACCTTTGCCCAAGGTTCAACCATCGTGGTCGACTTGCAGGAGGGCCAACTGGTGTTTAGCCACCAAGAACCCGCTGCTCCAGAACCGGCCCCTGCCGTGGAGGAAACGGCGGCCAAGGTGGAATCGGTGGTGGGTAGCTAG
- a CDS encoding pyridoxine 5'-phosphate synthase — translation MPTLGVNIDHIATLRQARRTVEPDPVAAAVLAELAGADGITVHLREDRRHIQDRDVRLLRQTVRTHLNLEMAATDEMVGIALNLKPDYVTLVPERREEVTTEGGLDIAGQLERIKAVVTTLQGAEIPVSLFIDATADQIDAAAHTQAQFIELHTGPYAEASQEGDRARELDILAQGTAQALELGLRVNAGHGLTYWNTVPVARIPGIEELNIGHSIISRAALVGLERAVREMKTLIQG, via the coding sequence TTGCCTACCCTGGGAGTCAACATTGACCACATTGCCACCCTGCGCCAAGCGCGGCGCACCGTCGAGCCAGACCCCGTGGCGGCGGCGGTGTTAGCCGAGTTGGCGGGGGCCGACGGCATCACCGTGCACCTGCGCGAAGACCGTCGCCACATCCAAGACCGTGATGTGCGCCTGCTGCGGCAGACCGTGCGCACCCACCTAAACCTGGAGATGGCCGCCACCGATGAAATGGTTGGCATTGCCCTCAATCTCAAGCCCGACTATGTCACTCTCGTGCCCGAGCGGCGCGAGGAGGTGACCACCGAAGGCGGGTTAGATATTGCCGGCCAGCTGGAGCGGATTAAGGCTGTGGTCACTACCCTCCAGGGTGCAGAGATTCCGGTCAGTCTGTTCATCGACGCTACCGCCGACCAGATTGACGCGGCAGCTCACACCCAGGCGCAGTTCATTGAGCTGCACACCGGCCCCTACGCCGAAGCCAGCCAGGAGGGCGATCGCGCCCGTGAGCTCGACATTCTCGCCCAGGGCACCGCCCAGGCCCTAGAACTGGGGCTGCGAGTCAACGCTGGCCACGGCCTCACCTACTGGAACACCGTGCCGGTGGCGCGGATTCCCGGCATAGAAGAGCTCAACATCGGCCACAGCATCATCAGCCGCGCCGCCCTAGTGGGCCTGGAGCGCGCCGTCCGCGAGATGAAAACGCTCATTCAGGGATGA
- a CDS encoding MgPME-cyclase complex family protein: MTTYYYAIASQKFLLEEEPLEEVLKERRRHYQEQEQSVNFWLVKSPAFLDAPEMASVKASCPQPAVALVSTSKQFIVWVKLRFEYVGTGEFEAPSASIPDPLASLEAIAS; the protein is encoded by the coding sequence ATGACCACCTACTACTACGCCATTGCCAGTCAAAAATTTTTGCTAGAAGAAGAACCCCTCGAAGAAGTGTTAAAAGAGCGCCGCCGCCACTACCAAGAGCAGGAGCAGTCTGTCAATTTTTGGTTGGTCAAATCGCCAGCCTTTCTAGACGCCCCAGAAATGGCTAGCGTTAAAGCTAGCTGCCCTCAGCCCGCCGTGGCCCTGGTTTCCACCAGCAAGCAATTTATTGTCTGGGTCAAGCTGCGGTTTGAGTACGTTGGCACTGGCGAATTTGAAGCTCCCTCCGCCAGCATTCCCGACCCCTTGGCCTCTCTAGAGGCGATCGCCTCATAG
- a CDS encoding divergent PAP2 family protein encodes MESFTEIFDNHVLIVALIACFTAQGLKAIIELVRHRKLNLRVMVGTGGMPSAHSALVTALACGVGQTMGWASPLFAATSVFSIIVMYDAAGVRQAAGKQAKVLNQIIDELFQEKPELREDRLKELLGHTPFQVIAGSILGVMVSCLAAPAY; translated from the coding sequence ATGGAAAGTTTTACCGAGATTTTTGACAACCACGTGCTGATCGTGGCGCTAATTGCCTGCTTTACCGCCCAGGGGCTAAAAGCCATTATTGAACTGGTGCGCCATCGCAAGCTCAACCTGCGAGTGATGGTGGGTACTGGCGGCATGCCCAGCGCCCACTCGGCCCTGGTTACGGCTCTGGCCTGCGGGGTGGGTCAAACGATGGGGTGGGCTAGCCCGCTGTTTGCCGCCACCTCAGTCTTTTCGATCATTGTTATGTACGACGCGGCGGGGGTGCGTCAGGCGGCGGGCAAGCAGGCCAAGGTGCTCAACCAAATCATTGACGAGCTGTTTCAAGAAAAGCCCGAACTGCGAGAAGACCGCCTAAAAGAACTGCTCGGCCATACCCCGTTTCAGGTGATTGCTGGGTCAATTTTGGGGGTGATGGTGTCTTGCCTGGCGGCTCCGGCCTATTGA
- the crtE gene encoding geranylgeranyl diphosphate synthase CrtE, producing MVPTNSLDSRPSPPGQFDLNAYLAEQRQRVETALDQALALRYPETLYEAMRYSLLAGGKRLRPILCLASSELVGGSVEVAMPTACALEMIHTMSLIHDDLPAMDNDDYRRGRPTNHKVYGDDVAILAGDALLTYAFEHVATQTQGAAPERVLRVIAGLGKAVGGEGLVGGQIVDLASEGNPDVTLETLTYIHNHKTAALLEISVTAGAMLAGASDEEIENLRQYAQRIGLAFQIVDDILDITSTPETLGKSVGKDVAAQKVTYPSLWGLDESRRQADQLIEAAKESLAGFGDLRQPLVAIADYIVARTY from the coding sequence ATGGTGCCCACCAACTCCCTCGATTCTAGGCCATCACCTCCTGGCCAGTTTGACCTAAATGCCTACCTGGCCGAGCAGCGCCAGCGGGTAGAAACGGCCCTCGACCAGGCTTTGGCCCTGCGTTATCCCGAGACGCTCTATGAGGCCATGCGCTACTCGCTGCTGGCGGGAGGCAAGCGCCTGCGCCCCATTCTTTGCCTGGCCAGTAGCGAGCTGGTGGGGGGCAGTGTTGAGGTGGCGATGCCCACCGCCTGCGCCCTAGAAATGATCCACACCATGTCGCTGATCCACGACGATTTGCCCGCCATGGATAACGACGACTACCGCCGGGGTCGCCCGACCAACCACAAGGTCTATGGCGATGACGTCGCAATTTTGGCCGGTGATGCCCTACTCACCTATGCCTTTGAACATGTGGCTACCCAGACCCAGGGAGCTGCGCCCGAGCGCGTGCTGCGGGTGATTGCTGGGTTGGGTAAGGCCGTGGGCGGCGAAGGCCTGGTGGGCGGCCAAATCGTCGATCTAGCCAGCGAAGGCAACCCTGATGTGACCCTCGAAACCCTAACCTACATCCACAACCACAAGACGGCGGCACTGCTCGAAATCTCAGTCACGGCTGGAGCGATGCTGGCCGGAGCCAGTGACGAGGAGATCGAAAACCTGCGCCAGTATGCCCAGCGCATTGGCCTGGCGTTTCAAATTGTGGACGACATTCTCGATATCACCTCGACCCCCGAGACCCTAGGTAAGTCGGTGGGCAAGGATGTAGCGGCCCAGAAGGTAACCTATCCCAGCCTCTGGGGACTAGACGAATCGCGTCGCCAGGCTGACCAGCTGATTGAGGCGGCCAAGGAAAGCTTGGCTGGTTTCGGAGACCTGCGCCAGCCGTTGGTTGCGATCGCCGACTACATTGTTGCCCGTACCTACTAG
- the folD gene encoding bifunctional methylenetetrahydrofolate dehydrogenase/methenyltetrahydrofolate cyclohydrolase FolD, whose protein sequence is MTLLLDGKALANQIQTTLATEVEALIAQGHRPPGLAVIMVGDNPASAAYVRNKERACGRVGIASYGKHLPATVSQQAVADLIQQLNADPNVDGILVQLPLPDHLDAVALLHTIDPDKDVDGLHPINLGRLVRGEPGLRSCTPYGVMRLLEAANINLVSANVVVVGRSILVGKPMALMLVEANATVTLAHSHTADLPALMQQADILVAAVGRPGMITAVDVKPGSVVIDVGINRVEQPDGSARLVGDVDFASVQPVAGAITPVPGGVGPMTVAMLLENTVTSYRQRLAA, encoded by the coding sequence ATGACCCTACTGCTCGACGGCAAAGCCCTAGCAAATCAAATTCAAACCACCCTAGCCACCGAGGTGGAGGCCCTCATTGCCCAAGGGCATCGCCCCCCTGGGCTGGCGGTCATTATGGTGGGCGACAACCCGGCCAGCGCCGCCTATGTCCGCAATAAAGAGCGGGCCTGTGGCCGAGTCGGCATTGCCTCCTACGGCAAACACCTGCCCGCCACGGTGTCTCAGCAAGCGGTCGCCGATCTGATTCAGCAGCTCAACGCCGACCCCAACGTCGACGGCATTTTGGTGCAACTGCCCCTGCCCGACCACCTCGACGCGGTGGCGCTGCTGCACACCATCGACCCCGACAAAGATGTCGATGGGCTGCACCCGATCAACCTAGGGCGGCTGGTGCGGGGCGAACCGGGCCTGCGTAGCTGCACCCCCTACGGCGTGATGCGGCTGCTTGAGGCCGCCAACATTAACCTGGTGTCGGCCAACGTGGTGGTGGTGGGGCGCAGCATTTTAGTCGGCAAGCCCATGGCCCTGATGCTGGTAGAAGCCAATGCCACTGTTACCCTGGCCCATTCTCACACCGCCGATTTGCCCGCGCTGATGCAGCAAGCTGATATTCTAGTGGCGGCAGTGGGTCGCCCCGGCATGATTACCGCAGTCGATGTCAAACCCGGTAGCGTGGTGATCGACGTGGGCATCAATCGGGTAGAACAGCCCGATGGCTCAGCCCGCCTGGTCGGGGATGTGGATTTTGCCTCGGTGCAACCGGTGGCCGGAGCTATTACCCCGGTGCCCGGCGGGGTGGGGCCAATGACGGTGGCCATGCTGCTCGAAAATACCGTCACTAGCTATCGCCAACGCCTCGCTGCGTAG
- the psbU gene encoding photosystem II complex extrinsic protein PsbU — MKQLVGLLVALAVLFGWVSSPAVAQPISGADLLNAPLEAMVWLAETSPKNAVDAKLETEYGNKLDLNNANVQSFRKFPGLYPTLARKILLNAPYDDVEDVLDLPGLSEQQLNILRTNLDNFTVTVTDPALVEGADRFNNGVYK; from the coding sequence ATGAAACAACTGGTTGGCCTACTTGTTGCGCTGGCGGTGCTATTTGGTTGGGTAAGCAGCCCTGCTGTAGCGCAGCCCATCTCCGGGGCAGATCTGCTAAACGCCCCCCTTGAGGCCATGGTCTGGCTGGCAGAGACCTCACCTAAAAATGCGGTAGACGCTAAGCTAGAAACGGAATACGGGAATAAGCTTGACTTGAACAATGCCAACGTGCAGAGCTTTAGAAAGTTTCCGGGGCTATATCCCACCCTGGCCCGCAAAATTCTGCTGAATGCCCCCTACGACGACGTTGAAGATGTGCTCGATCTGCCCGGTCTCAGTGAGCAGCAGCTCAACATTCTGCGGACCAATCTAGACAACTTCACCGTTACCGTAACTGACCCTGCCCTGGTAGAAGGGGCTGACCGCTTTAACAACGGTGTCTATAAGTAG